A window of the Coprobacter fastidiosus genome harbors these coding sequences:
- a CDS encoding PCMD domain-containing protein, which yields MKKVFLLIGIYFIFAGWICNAQKVEMIPFGDMDHWTTRVLKESALLGGHTRYIYEIAPTMTIEGNKPYRRHAQSPWATSSVMASPAGIVKTSTSVFPEKRGNGYCARLEIRKETCKVIGLVNIVVVAPGSIFLGGMDEPIKNTSNPQSKLDQGIPFTKKPKALQFDYKLHMEPQMVKATGFGKAVNVPGRDKAEVCLYLLHQWEDEDGNIYARRVGTAYRKLSGNTQDWVNNYQIPVWYGDITKRSDYQSYMGLVPSDDPRYTRNSKGKIVPIQELGWGKADEEVTHVMLRFSANDQGAYIGSVGSKFWVDNVAFVY from the coding sequence ATGAAAAAAGTATTTTTATTGATCGGAATATATTTCATTTTTGCCGGGTGGATTTGTAACGCTCAGAAGGTTGAGATGATTCCTTTTGGAGATATGGATCATTGGACAACGAGAGTACTTAAAGAGTCTGCATTATTAGGTGGACATACTCGTTATATTTATGAAATAGCTCCGACAATGACGATTGAAGGGAATAAGCCTTATCGGCGTCATGCACAATCTCCTTGGGCTACATCGAGTGTCATGGCTAGTCCTGCCGGAATTGTCAAAACCAGTACGAGCGTGTTTCCCGAAAAGCGAGGAAACGGGTATTGTGCTCGTCTTGAAATACGGAAAGAAACTTGTAAAGTAATCGGATTGGTGAATATTGTGGTCGTGGCTCCCGGCTCTATTTTCTTAGGAGGAATGGATGAACCTATAAAAAATACGAGTAATCCTCAGAGTAAACTTGATCAGGGGATTCCTTTTACAAAGAAACCTAAAGCTTTACAATTTGACTATAAATTACATATGGAGCCTCAGATGGTAAAAGCTACGGGATTTGGTAAGGCGGTGAATGTCCCGGGACGAGATAAGGCTGAAGTTTGCCTTTATCTATTGCATCAGTGGGAAGATGAAGATGGAAATATTTATGCTCGTCGTGTAGGTACGGCTTATCGAAAATTATCAGGGAATACACAGGATTGGGTAAATAATTACCAGATCCCGGTATGGTATGGAGATATTACTAAGAGAAGCGACTATCAGAGTTATATGGGATTGGTACCTTCGGATGATCCCCGTTATACTCGGAATAGTAAAGGGAAAATTGTTCCTATTCAAGAATTGGGCTGGGGAAAGGCTGATGAAGAAGTCACACATGTCATGCTGCGTTTCTCTGCAAATGATCAAGGGGCATATATCGGTTCGGTAGGAAGTAAATTTTGGGTTGATAATGTAGCATTTGTTTATTAA
- a CDS encoding lipocalin family protein translates to MKHLLNFMVVLSTIILTACNNTNIEGSWVELVPGMPDIKQVFTLRANGNASSINMKSLLYEKWEHKNNLLILSGKSIGNHQTLSFTDTLTIEKLTQDSLILKKGKLILRYAKTEEADTEKIIPASIITPAKKTFPVKGQLIIGHEVRSFTAEGDSCSYWIIDQTKELIQKYDEITKGTKNGTPVYVELDVIDMGKTDEGFAADYEGVYSVTKIKKITNY, encoded by the coding sequence ATGAAACATCTTTTAAATTTCATGGTTGTTTTAAGTACAATTATTTTAACAGCGTGTAATAATACCAATATCGAAGGATCTTGGGTAGAACTTGTTCCCGGAATGCCTGACATAAAACAGGTTTTTACTCTTAGAGCAAACGGGAATGCATCTTCTATCAATATGAAATCATTACTATATGAGAAATGGGAACATAAGAATAACCTATTAATTCTTTCTGGAAAGAGCATCGGTAACCATCAGACATTATCTTTTACCGATACTTTAACTATCGAAAAACTAACCCAAGATAGTCTGATTCTCAAAAAAGGAAAACTTATTTTAAGATATGCCAAAACAGAAGAAGCAGATACTGAAAAAATCATTCCGGCTTCAATAATCACCCCAGCTAAAAAAACGTTTCCCGTAAAAGGGCAATTAATTATTGGGCATGAAGTACGCTCCTTTACGGCAGAAGGAGATTCTTGCTCTTATTGGATTATTGACCAAACAAAAGAACTCATACAAAAATACGACGAAATAACAAAAGGCACTAAAAACGGGACTCCGGTATATGTAGAATTAGACGTAATAGATATGGGTAAAACTGATGAAGGTTTTGCCGCTGACTACGAAGGGGTTTATTCCGTAACTAAAATAAAAAAAATCACCAATTATTAA
- a CDS encoding DEAD/DEAH box helicase, with translation MTSKNILFERLNNKLGITTLNEMQLATLRYSEKEKDIILISPTGSGKTIAFLLPVLQGLDPLCKEIQALILVPSRELAMQINSISHSISSGYKINCCYGGQPIKSEIKSLQQNPAILIGTPGRILDHIDHGRINVSSVKVLVLDEFDKCLELGFQEQMEAIIKHISGICKRILTSATEGEIPEFTGLKTPEKIYFEKKESDKRLSLYSVISPEPDKLKSLETLLRNLSPGPVLIFCNHRESTERIGSFLSEQHIFNEVFHGGMEQTRREKALCRFKNGSSNIFISTDLASRGLDIPEIKHVIHYHLPINEETFIHRNGRTARMFAEGNAYLLINSAENIPEYIQKKQPERFNLSVNINRLELPPMNTLYIGKGKKEKLNKVDIVGFLIQKGELYKEDIGMIDIKDHYSYVAINRKKINRTLRLIRKEKIKNMKSKYEIAR, from the coding sequence ATGACTTCAAAAAATATATTATTCGAGCGCTTGAACAACAAGTTGGGAATAACGACACTCAACGAAATGCAATTGGCAACTCTAAGATATAGTGAAAAAGAAAAAGATATTATTCTTATTTCACCTACCGGATCAGGCAAAACAATAGCTTTTCTTCTACCCGTTTTACAAGGATTAGATCCGCTATGTAAAGAAATACAAGCGTTAATCCTTGTCCCCTCACGGGAATTAGCAATGCAAATAAATTCGATAAGCCATTCCATTTCATCCGGATATAAAATAAATTGCTGTTATGGTGGACAACCGATAAAATCTGAAATAAAATCACTACAACAAAATCCGGCTATACTTATAGGTACTCCGGGAAGAATCTTAGATCATATCGATCACGGCAGAATAAACGTGAGTTCAGTAAAAGTACTTGTCTTAGACGAATTCGATAAATGTCTTGAATTAGGATTTCAAGAACAGATGGAAGCAATTATCAAACACATCTCCGGTATTTGTAAACGCATCCTCACATCCGCAACAGAAGGGGAAATCCCTGAGTTTACAGGATTAAAAACTCCTGAAAAGATATATTTCGAGAAAAAAGAGTCTGATAAAAGATTAAGCCTGTATTCGGTCATATCTCCCGAACCGGATAAATTAAAAAGTCTCGAAACGTTACTTCGAAACTTGTCTCCCGGTCCGGTACTTATATTCTGCAATCACAGGGAAAGTACCGAAAGGATCGGTAGTTTTTTATCAGAGCAACATATCTTTAACGAAGTTTTTCACGGCGGAATGGAACAAACCCGAAGAGAAAAAGCCCTATGTCGATTCAAAAACGGCAGTTCAAACATATTCATATCGACAGATCTGGCTTCGCGAGGACTGGATATTCCGGAAATAAAGCACGTTATACATTATCATCTACCGATTAACGAAGAAACGTTTATACACCGAAATGGTAGAACTGCCCGTATGTTTGCCGAAGGAAATGCTTACTTACTAATAAACTCCGCTGAGAATATCCCAGAATATATTCAGAAAAAACAACCAGAAAGATTTAATCTATCCGTTAATATAAACCGATTGGAATTACCACCCATGAATACCCTTTATATCGGAAAAGGGAAAAAAGAAAAATTAAATAAAGTCGACATTGTCGGTTTCTTAATACAGAAAGGAGAATTATATAAAGAAGATATAGGCATGATCGATATAAAAGATCATTATTCTTACGTCGCCATCAATAGAAAAAAAATAAACCGTACTCTTAGACTAATTCGAAAAGAAAAAATAAAAAATATGAAGTCAAAATATGAGATAGCCCGATAG
- a CDS encoding porin family protein, with protein sequence MKNLIKMFFVIVCFCMVSQAQAQLNWGLKIGANLSDASFKGLKDVKVDNLSGFFVGPMIEFKFPVFGLGVDGSLLYSQTKMKFINETTNIGVTNKQHELDIPVNLKWSHSLLKLIGIYLAAGPDFSFNLKSDNIGSDLADIAVSTVQGDKASIKRKAANVGLNFGAGIILVKHLQVGFNYNLPLTSSAREDIKDGNVANAIGTLFDGDTFDTKNKKWQISVAYLF encoded by the coding sequence ATGAAGAATCTTATTAAAATGTTTTTTGTGATAGTATGTTTTTGTATGGTATCACAAGCTCAAGCCCAATTGAATTGGGGATTGAAAATTGGAGCGAATCTCTCAGATGCAAGCTTTAAGGGGTTAAAAGACGTGAAAGTCGATAATCTTTCAGGTTTCTTTGTCGGGCCGATGATTGAATTTAAATTTCCTGTTTTTGGTTTAGGAGTAGATGGCTCTTTGCTTTATTCTCAAACTAAAATGAAATTTATCAATGAAACAACAAACATCGGAGTTACCAATAAACAACATGAGTTGGATATTCCGGTAAATTTGAAATGGTCGCATAGTCTGCTTAAACTTATCGGGATTTATCTTGCTGCAGGTCCGGATTTTTCATTTAATCTGAAAAGCGATAATATTGGTTCTGATTTGGCCGATATTGCAGTGAGTACGGTTCAAGGAGATAAAGCCAGTATTAAGAGAAAAGCTGCAAATGTCGGTTTGAATTTCGGAGCAGGTATTATTCTTGTGAAACATTTACAAGTAGGGTTTAATTATAATCTTCCTTTGACAAGTTCTGCTCGTGAAGACATAAAAGACGGAAATGTGGCGAATGCGATAGGGACTCTTTTTGATGGAGACACTTTTGACACGAAAAATAAGAAATGGCAGATTTCCGTTGCATATTTATTCTGA
- a CDS encoding glycoside hydrolase family 99-like domain-containing protein has protein sequence MRTYINHTLKLVMGLGLIAGLSGCDKDRGPSVEDHFLNYEIPNVELTADCPVGAFYYQKGNLDDGKLARLAQPWDQSKGQLGANVRPILTEQMNFDVKNPESVELYQQQVDWAIQGRIDFFILPAIQIDLKTFLNSGNVTMTDVLGGKKGAEYTDDDTGETITGNPVQLQRENGRLRYAISINPNNITNGLSNSKLIEDMPDETISTGEKMSRTDIMCKAFEQIAVNYFGDDNYYHINGRPLVVIFNPHKIYTKDSKALYDKLRTAVREACGKEIFIVAQQDAWAPTGRFEVFHCTGKVDAITTKSMYDQGNFNRAYMYPQMIDQNWKYNQEFAASHFQIDFIPTISPSRNAYINMGNQYNQPIVDKNPDTFRTMCNVAKRHLGGTRIVFLESFNDWAYYSAIEPTDPEYGNGYGMTYLDILREQFKL, from the coding sequence ACCGAGGACCTTCGGTCGAAGATCATTTCCTGAACTATGAGATCCCGAATGTCGAACTAACGGCAGATTGCCCGGTAGGTGCATTTTATTATCAAAAGGGGAACTTGGATGACGGTAAATTAGCCCGTTTAGCCCAACCTTGGGATCAATCGAAAGGGCAACTCGGTGCAAACGTGAGACCGATATTGACAGAACAAATGAATTTCGATGTCAAAAATCCCGAATCGGTAGAACTATACCAACAACAAGTAGATTGGGCGATACAAGGTAGAATCGACTTCTTTATATTGCCGGCTATACAAATCGACCTTAAAACATTTCTGAATAGCGGAAATGTGACAATGACCGATGTTCTCGGAGGTAAAAAAGGCGCAGAATATACCGATGACGATACAGGAGAGACAATCACCGGAAATCCGGTACAATTACAGCGTGAAAACGGAAGATTGAGATATGCAATTTCCATCAACCCCAATAATATTACCAATGGATTGAGTAATAGCAAACTGATCGAAGATATGCCGGATGAAACAATCAGTACGGGAGAAAAAATGTCACGGACAGACATTATGTGTAAAGCTTTTGAACAAATAGCCGTAAATTATTTTGGAGATGACAACTACTATCATATAAACGGGAGACCTCTGGTAGTCATCTTTAATCCGCACAAAATTTATACGAAAGATTCGAAAGCTCTTTATGATAAATTGCGTACAGCAGTTCGTGAAGCTTGTGGAAAAGAAATATTTATAGTAGCACAGCAAGATGCTTGGGCGCCTACCGGACGCTTCGAGGTTTTCCATTGTACCGGCAAAGTCGATGCGATTACCACAAAGAGCATGTATGATCAGGGAAACTTTAACCGTGCTTACATGTATCCTCAAATGATCGATCAGAATTGGAAATATAACCAAGAGTTTGCTGCGTCACATTTCCAGATCGATTTTATACCGACGATCAGCCCGTCCCGTAATGCTTACATAAATATGGGTAACCAATATAACCAACCGATAGTAGATAAAAATCCCGACACCTTCCGAACGATGTGTAACGTTGCAAAAAGACATTTGGGCGGTACTCGGATCGTATTCCTCGAATCTTTCAATGATTGGGCGTACTATTCAGCAATAGAACCTACCGATCCGGAATACGGAAATGGTTATGGAATGACCTATCTCGATATATTAAGAGAACAATTTAAACTCTGA